A genomic region of Oryza glaberrima chromosome 1, OglaRS2, whole genome shotgun sequence contains the following coding sequences:
- the LOC127759950 gene encoding transcription factor bHLH144-like — protein sequence MQRDPTAFTGNPSFAYGHEADGYIANGPLGGQCNYRVPVSPAFGAPSGMTSPQLRTSLGGFEFQPSKVCPRNFIIFDQTDDKGRIMCHPALVSKLNPSATNAFPSYPEAICRSSGQDNGNLEEVSSSFKEDTREIDALLSSDEESDEDDVKSTGRTPDRFESDSLDSSSPPRSRKMHHSSSQSSVFHGSMDTVTHERMRNMVTVLRGIIPGGDQLDTASVIEEAVRYLKFLKMEAKKLGVEVSDN from the coding sequence ATGCAGAGGGATCCAACAGCATTCACTGGAAACCCTTCCTTTGCTTATGGACATGAAGCAGATGGTTATATCGCAAATGGACCCTTGGGTGGTCAGTGCAACTACAGGGTTCCTGTTTCACCTGCCTTTGGTGCCCCTTCAGGCATGACCAGTCCTCAACTCCGAACCTCACTCGGTGGATTTGAGTTTCAGCCTTCCAAGGTATGCCCCAGAAACTTCATCATCTTTGATCAAACTGATGACAAAGGGCGCATCATGTGTCATCCTGCATTGGTGAGCAAGCTAAACCCTTCAGCCACCAATGCTTTCCCTTCCTATCCCGAGGCAATTTGCAGAAGTTCCGGCCAAGATAACGGAAACCTGGAAGAAGTTTCCTCATCTTTCAAGGAGGATACAAGAGAGATTGATGCACTGCTAAGCTCTGATGAAGAAAGCGATGAAGATGATGTCAAGAGTACTGGGCGTACTCCGGACCGCTTCGAGAGTGATTCCCTTGATTCATCTTCACCACCAAGGTCTAGGAAAATGCATCATTCTTCTAGCCAGAGTTCAGTCTTCCATGGATCCATGGACACTGTTACTCATGAGAGGATGAGAAATATGGTCACAGTTCTTAGGGGAATAATCCCTGGTGGAGACCAATTGGATACAGCCTCTGTCATTGAAGAAGCTGTTAGATACCTGAAGTTTCTCAagatggaggcgaagaaacTTGGCGTGGAGGTTTCGGATAACTAG